The following is a genomic window from Moorella sp. Hama-1.
AATGTAGAATTTCGGTTAATAAAAATCACGACACAAGTGGGAGGTGAAGTTTAAATGGAACTGGTTACAAATAATGATCGTAACAATGACCTCGCCCCCCAGGAAAGAAGACAATTATTATTTGAATACATCTATAAGGCTGGCTCGGCCAAGATTAGCGAATTGGCCTCCCGTTTTAACGTGTCAGAAATGACTATCAGGCGGGATATCGAGATCCTGGAGAAAAAGAATTTGATCATGCGTACCCACGGCGGCGTTCTCTATCGCGAGGGCACTATTTATGACCTTGGCCTGGCCGGCAAGACGGTTCATCTCAACGAAAAAATGGCTATTGCCAGGGCCGCCCTGCCCCTTATCGAACCTGGTGATCTGATTGCCTTCGATGCTAGCACTACTGGAGCCGAATTGGCCCGGCTACTAAATAATAACATTGAAGATTTAACAATCGTTACCAATAGCCTTACTGTTGCCAATGTGGTCGCTCCTTACAATAATATAACGTTAATCCTAGTGGGGGGTAATTTAAGACCCAAGGCTTTATCGACCGTTGGCCCGCTGGCGGCGGATATCGTCGACCACTTTAACTTTACCAAAATGTTCTTTTCGTGCAATGCCGTGGACCCGGTGGAGGGTTTAACGGATACTAATGTTGCTGAGGCGGAGATGAAAAAAATAATGCTCCAGCGGGCCGGGCAGCGTATCCTCCTGGCGGATTCTTCCAAGATTGGCAAGAGGGCGTTAGTTCGCTTCTGGCCCATGGAAGAGGTTGACGTCTTTGTAACAGATGCCCAGACCCCTGATGAAGCCGTCCAGGTATTTCAGGATCTAGGCGTCCAGGTAATTAAAGCCGGGAGTTAATTGCTGGAAGGCGCGCGGAAGCGCTTTCTATAAAAAGCCAAAGAAGGGGGTTATGATGCATGTCAGTTTACGAAAAGGGCATGAACCGGAGGGACTTTATTGTTAAGAGCCTGGTGGCCGGAGGTATGCTGGCAGGTGGTTCCGTGTTGTTAAGCGGTTGCGGTTCCGGCTCTTCCGGAG
Proteins encoded in this region:
- a CDS encoding DeoR/GlpR family DNA-binding transcription regulator, with translation MELVTNNDRNNDLAPQERRQLLFEYIYKAGSAKISELASRFNVSEMTIRRDIEILEKKNLIMRTHGGVLYREGTIYDLGLAGKTVHLNEKMAIARAALPLIEPGDLIAFDASTTGAELARLLNNNIEDLTIVTNSLTVANVVAPYNNITLILVGGNLRPKALSTVGPLAADIVDHFNFTKMFFSCNAVDPVEGLTDTNVAEAEMKKIMLQRAGQRILLADSSKIGKRALVRFWPMEEVDVFVTDAQTPDEAVQVFQDLGVQVIKAGS